One stretch of Oncorhynchus gorbuscha isolate QuinsamMale2020 ecotype Even-year linkage group LG21, OgorEven_v1.0, whole genome shotgun sequence DNA includes these proteins:
- the LOC124008773 gene encoding T-box brain protein 1-like, whose product MTNLSDADDFIDSEDSFGDGDKGSSRQSAQETVCDNRHNFHGSTEGPYPSSQPSHSQAQSASAASPGTMFPHRTLHGATYPALAITSSGHYMAHHPVVTQGSYNSLLTTTSPQGFPAPGYFYAQPYGHGHQGGAFHKTSAMQTGMVFGKAQVYLCNRALWLTFHRHQTEMIITKQGRRMFPFLSFNISGLDPTANYNIFVDVSLADPNHWRFQGGQWVPCGKAESNGTGNRAYMHPDSPNTGAHWMRQEISFGKLKLANNKGALESAGQMVVVQSLHRYQPRLNVVEVHEDGAENASQPRQSFTFPETQFVAVTAYQNTDITQLKIDHNPFAKGFRDNYDKIYTGYDSDRLTPSPSDSTYAQFVPGARYALANSFLQHQFVSTYAKSCFRPSAGATSGLDYNVPLTNSMLSPQISEEDTMAASPRWFVTPTNNRLDYASRTNDATGNTATLLSYATAGKALQLSATDNSGRALTYYAEPTDFAPTSPQYCGASSPALSCWTNGHAIGTADFDEVLSLSKESLPTSVSEDAKPQDISESSWIETS is encoded by the exons ATGACAAATCTGTCAGACGCAGACGACTTTATCGACTCGGAGGACTCATTTGGTGACGGCGACAAGGGAAGCAGTAGGCAGTCTGCTCAAGAGACCGTCTGCGACAATCGTCATAACTTCCATGGATCTACAGAGGGACCGTATCCCTCGTCTCAGCCCAGCCACAGCCAAGCTCAGTCCGCGTCTGCTGCCTCGCCTGGTACCATGTTCCCACACCGGACACTGCACGGAGCCACCTACCCGGCCCTCGCCATCACCAGTTCGGGTCACTACATGGCACACCATCCTGTGGTCACGCAAGGCTCATATAATAGCCTCTTGACCACTACGTCACCTCAAGGCTTCCCAGCGCCCGGATATTTTTACGCCCAGCCATACGGGCATGGCCACCAAGGAGGTGCTTTCCACAAGACCTCAGCAATGCAAACCGGGATGGTTTTTGGTAAAGCGCAAGTTTATCTCTGCAATAGGGCTCTATGGCTCACGTTTCACAGGCACCAAACAGAGATGATCATCACTAAACAGGGGCG ACGAATGTTTCCATTCCTGAGCTTTAATATATCTGGACTTGATCCGACGGCAAATTACAATATTTTTGTGGACGTCAGTCTCGCGGACCCTAATCACTGGCGTTTCCAAGGAGGACAGTGGGTACCCTGCGGTAAAGCAGAGTCAAATGGGACAG ggaacagggcctaCATGCATCCAGACTCTCCGAACACCGGCGCGCACTGGATGCGTCAAGAAATATCTTTTGGAAAACTGAAGTTGGCAAATAATAAAGGGGCATTGGAAAGTGCAGGGCAG ATGGTTGTCGTTCAGTCCCTCCATAGGTACCAACCCCGTCTTAATGTGGTCGAGGTGCACGAGGATGGGGCCGAGAACGCCAGTCAACCCAGACAGTCATTTACGTTCCCCGAGACCCAATTCGTTGCAGTCACAGCATACCAGAACACAGAC ATAACACAGCTGAAAATAGACCACAATCCTTTCGCAAAAGGTTTTCGGGACAATTATGACAA AATCTACACAGGCTACGATAGTGACCGGTTGACGCCGTCACCGAGTGACTCGACCTACGCCCAGTTTGTGCCCGGTGCCAGATATGCACTTGCTAATTCTTTCCTTCAGCACCAATTCGTCAGCACTTATGCCAAGTCCTGTTTCCGCCCTAGCGCAGGAGCTACGTCTGGACTAGACTATAACGTCCCCTTAACTAACAGCATGCTGTCACCGCAAATCAGCGAAGAGGACACGATGGCGGCATCCCCGAGATGGTTTGTGACACCGACCAACAACAGACTGGACTATGCCTCCCGCACAAATGACGCGACTGGAAACACGGCAACTTTGCTGTCATATGCAACAGCTGGAAAAGCACTACAGCTGTCCGCAACGGACAATTCGGGTAGAGCCCTTACTTATTACGCAGAACCAACGGATTTTGCGCCTACCTCACCCCAGTATTGCGGTGCGTCTAGCCCGGCTCTGTCCTGCTGGACTAATGGACACGCTATTGGTACTGCGGACTTTGACGAGGTCCTCTCACTTTCAAAGGAGAGTTTGCCAACGAGTGTCTCTGAAGACGCAAAACCACAAGATATATCCGAGTCTAGTTGGATAGAGACGTCATAA